A single genomic interval of Mesoplodon densirostris isolate mMesDen1 chromosome 8, mMesDen1 primary haplotype, whole genome shotgun sequence harbors:
- the TWIST2 gene encoding twist-related protein 2 has protein sequence MEEGSSSPVSPVDSLGTSEEELERQPKRFGRKRRYSKKSSEDGSPTPGKRGKKGSPSAQSFEELQSQRILANVRERQRTQSLNEAFAALRKIIPTLPSDKLSKIQTLKLAARYIDFLYQVLQSDEMDNKMTSCSYVAHERLSYAFSVWRMEGAWSMSASH, from the coding sequence ATGGAGGAGGGCTCCAGCTCGCCCGTGTCCCCCGTGGACAGCCTGGGCACCAGCGAGGAGGAGCTCGAGCGGCAGCCCAAGCGCTTCGGCCGGAAACGGCGCTACAGCAAGAAGTCGAGCGAAGATGGCAGCCCGACCCCCGGCAAGCGCGGCAAGAAGGGCAGCCCGAGCGCGCAGTCCTTCGAGGAGCTGCAGAGCCAGCGCATCCTGGCCAACGTGCGCGAGCGCCAACGCACCCAGTCGCTCAACGAGGCCTTCGCTGCGCTGCGCAAGATCATCCCCACGCTGCCCTCGGACAAGCTCAGCAAGATCCAGACGCTCAAGCTGGCCGCCAGGTACATAGACTTCCTCTACCAGGTCCTGCAGAGCGACGAGATGGACAATAAGATGACCAGCTGCAGCTACGTGGCCCACGAGCGCCTCAGCTACGCTTTCTCCGTGTGGCGCATGGAGGGCGCGTGGTCCATGTCCGCCTCCCACTAG